In Leifsonia sp. PS1209, the genomic stretch GGCTGACGGGTGGAGGGTTCCTGATCGCCGGGCTGCTGGCGCTCACGATTCCCGCCGCCGCTGCCGGCGCGTACCGGAAGGGGGCGGCCGCACAAGCCGCACAGGCCGCACAGAGTGCAGACGGCGTGGCCGCCGACACCCGGCCCCCGTTCCGCGCCGTCGTCTCGTTCCTGGTCCACCACCGGTTCCTGCGGACGATGATCATCCTGACCTCGCTGACCGCCTCCGCCCTCGCGTTCGCGCAAGGGAGTGTCGTGCTGCTCCTGCTGCAGACCTTCTCCGTCCCCGCCGCCCTCATCGGCGTCGTGACGGCGGGCGTCGGCGTCGGAGCCCTGATCGGCGCGCTCATCGCGAGCAGGCTCGTCGAGCGCTTCGGCCGCGGTCCGGTGATGTTCTGCTCGATGCTCGTGTGCGGGATCGGCATGTTCTGCGTCGGGGTCACCGCCAACGTCGTCGTCGCGATCGTGGCATACGCCGTCGGCGCGTTCGGCGTCGCGGTCTGGAACGTGCCGTGGGGCGCGCTCCGTCAGGCCATCGTCCCCAACGACATGCTGGGGCGCGCGATGGGGATCGTGCGCACCATCGGCTGGGGGCTCACCCCGATCGCCACGGTGCTGGGCGGTTTCATCGCCCGCATCGACCTGCGCCTGCCGTTCGTCATCGGCGGCGCCGTCGTCCTCGCACTGACGCTCATCGCGGTGCGACTCCTGCTCTCCGCCGGTTCACACGAACCGGCGCACGAAACCACCACGGAAGGAACCGGATCATGACCGTCATCGACGTCACTGTTCCCAGCATCCACCAGGCCACCTGGACCCAGCGCACCGCGATCCGCTTCGGCAGCGCCCTCACCGAGTGGGGCGTGCGCCGCGCGACGTTCCGCACCGCTCCGGCCTTCGCCGACCAGCTCGCGGCCGTCGAGCGGACCCGTGACGAGGCGGCACGTCAGCTGCCTCAGCTGCCGCGCTGATGGATGCGCGACTCAGCGGATCCATCAGTCCTGATCGAACTCGTCCGGCTCGCCTTGGACCGGCTGCGTGATCGTCGCCGAGTCCTCCTGCGGGTTGAACCGGATGACCGTGCCGTCGTCGAGTTCTACGACCGGCTTGCCCTCCAGCCAGGTGAGCGTCCACTTCCAGCCGTCCGTGGCGACGTCGGTCGCCACGAGTTCTTCCTCGACCGTCGTGACCGCGTACGCGACCACCTCGGGGAGGCTGCTCGGCGCTTCGCCACCGACGGACCAGCGCGTTCCCAGCTGCATCAGGCGCTCGCCCGCGCAGCGGGAAGGTCGATCTCGTACGTGACCCACGAGGTGCGGGTGGCGACGGAGTCGTAGACCTGCTGGGCCTCGGAGTTGTCGCGCGCGGTGATCCACTGCACGACGCCGAGGCCGCGCTCCTCCGCCAGGGAGCGGACGGCGTCGATGAGCGTGCGGCCGATGCCCTTGTGGCGGTCCTCCTCCGCGACGAACAGGTCGTCGAGGAACAGGCCCCTGTCGCCTTCGAGCGGGCGGGCGAACTCGCGGACGTGGGCGAGGCCGACGATGCGACCGTCCTCGACGGCCACCAGTCCGTCCTCTTCGTGGTCGGGAGCGGTCAGCCAGGACCAGAGCAGCAGGGCCTTCTGGTCGGTGAGCTGGGTCTCGTAGAACGCCGCGTACTTCTCGTACAGGTCGAGCCAGGCGAAGAAATCGCCGTCTGCGACCGGTCGGACTTCAATCGACATGGGTGCCTCCGTTCGCCTTCCCCGCACGGCTGGATCGTGGTGCGTGTGTTTCGACCTTATCGCGCGCATCCCGGCCGGTCGATGCCGTCGGGGGTGGTGGATGCGCGCGAGGGGTTCACGGGACGAGGTCGTACGTGACCCACTTGGTCTTCTCGGCCACGCGGTCGTAGACGCGCCTGGCCGTCTCGTTGTCCTTCGCGGTGATCCAGCGAACGACGGACAGGCCGTGCTCGCGGGCGCGGTCGCGCAGCGCTTCGAGGAGGGCCGTGCCCGCCCCGTCTCCGCGGGCGTCCTTCGCGACGAACAGGTCGTCGAGGTAGAGACCGCGGCTGCCGTCGAGCGGTCGGACGAACTCGCGCACGTGCGCGAGACCGATCGGTGTGCCATCGTCGTTGACCGCGAAGTACGCCTCGAGCTCGTTGTCCGGATCGGTGATCCAGCTCCACACGAGCAGCGCCTTCTCGTCCGTCAGCGGCTGCTCGTAGAACTCGCCGTAGCCTGCGTAGAGGTCGAGCCAGGTGAAGAACTCGTTGTCTTCCACACTCCGGACCGTCACGGTCATCGTTCCTCCTCGCTCGGGGCCTGGGCCAGCAGGATATCGGTCACGGAAAGGTCAGTGGCTGCAGCGAAACGCAGTTCGGCGATCTTGCCCACCGAACGGAGGTCGCCCGCCGCACTCTCGATGGCCGCGATCTCGGCCTCTGGGCCGGCGATGACAGCCGAGTCGACGGGCGTGCGCTGGGACGCCTTCGCGGTGGTCTTCGCGCCGCGGATGGCGGTCAGCGCGCGGCCGACGATGCCGAGCACTGCTGCGTCGTCAGGCCACGCGCCCGCGACCTCCGACGCCTCCGGCCACGCCGCGGTGTGCACGGAGCCGTCGTTGAACCAGCTCCACGCCTCCTCGGTGGCGAAGGGCACGACGGGGGCGAACAGGCGCAGGAACGCCGACAGTGCGATGCGGAGGGCCACGACGGCCGAGGTCTGCTCGGCGCTCTGCTCTCCGTATGCGCGCTCCTTGACGAGCTCGAGGTAGTCGTCGCAGAACGTCCAGAAGTACGTCTCCGCGATCTCCAGGGCGCGCGCGTGGTCGTAGCCGTCGAGCGCCGTGGTGGCGTCGGAGACGACCGCGGCCAGGTTGTGCAGCATGCTCCTGTCGAGGGGGCTGGTGACCAGTGCGAGGTCGTCGGCGCCCGTCGCCGCGAAGCCCAGGATGAACTTCGCCGCGTTCAGGATCTTGATGGCGAGGCGCCGGCCGATCTTGATCTGCGTCGGGTTCTGCGGGTCGAAGGCCGCGTCGGTGCCGAGGCGTGACGATGCCGCCCAGTAGCGCACGGCGTCCGAGCCGTGCTTCTCCAGGATGTCGGCGGGCGTGACGACGTTGCCCTTGGACTTGGACATCTTCTTGCGGTCGGGGTCCACGATGAAGCCGGAGAGCGCGGTGTGCGCCCACGGGGCAACGTGGTTCTCCAGCTCGGAGCGGAGCATGGTGGAGAACAGCCAGGTGCGGATGATGTCCTGGCCCTGCGGGCGCAGGTCGAACGGGTAGACGGCGTCGAACAGCGCGTCGTCCCTCTTCCATCCGCCGGCGAGCTGGGGGGTGAGCGAGGAGGTCATCCAGGTGTCCATCACGTCGTGCTCGCCGATGAAGCCGTTGGGCTGGTTGCGCTGCGACTCCTCGAAGCCGGGGGCAGCATCCGACGACGGGTCGACGGGCAGCTGGTCGTGCGACGGCAGGATCGGCTCGTCGAACACCGGGTTGCCGTCGCCGTCGAGCGCGTACCAGACAGGGATCGGCACGCCGAAGAAGCGCTGGCGCGAGATGAGCCAGTCTCCGGTGAGGCCGCCGACCCAGTTCTCGTAGCGCACGCGCATGAACTCGGGGTGCCAGTCGATGCTCTGGCCGAGCTCGATCAGCCGCGCGCGGAGTGCTTCGTCGCGGGCGCCGTTCTTCACGTACCACTGGCGCGTCGAGACGATCTCGAGCGGCTTGTCGCCCTTCTCGAAGAACTTGACCGGGTGCTGGATGGGCTTGGGGTCGCCCTCCAGGTCGCCGGAGGCGCGGAGCAGCTCGACGACGGCCTGCTTGGCCGAGAACACGGTCTTGCCCGCCAGCTCGGCGAACGCGGCCTTGCCGGCCTCGGACGCGATGGCGTCCGGCGCCTCGCTGACGATGCGGCCGTCGAAGCCGATGATCGCGCGGTTCGGCAGGTCGAGCTCGCGCCACCAGGTGACGTCGGTGATGTCGCCGAAGGTACAGATCATGGCGATGCCTGAGCCCTTGTCCGGCTGCGCGAGGTGGTGAGCGAGCACCGGGACCTCGACACCGAACACCGGCGTGGTGACGGTGGTGCCGAACAGCGGCTTGTACCGCTCGTCGTCGGGATGCGCGACCAGGGCCACACAGGCCGGCAGCAGTTCGGGACGCGTGGTCTCGATCCAGATCGGCCCGTCTGCGCCGTGGAACGACACCCGGTGGTATGCGCTCGGCTGCTCGCGGTCTTCGAGCTCCGCCTGGGCGACGGCCGTGCGGAAGGTGATGTCCCAGAGCGTCGGGGCCATCGCCTGGTACGCCTCGCCGCGCTCGATGTTGCGCAGGAACGCCAGCTGGGAGGTGAACAGCGCCTCCTGGCCGATGGTGCGGTACGTCTGGGTCCAGTCGACGGAGAGGCCGAGCGAACGCCACAGCGCCTCGAACTGCTTCTCGTCCTCGACGGTCAGGCGCTCGCACAGCTCGATGAAGTTGCGGCGCGAGATCGGCTTCTGGTCAGCGGCCTTGCTCGACTTGTTGTCCCCGCCCTCGAACGGCGGCACGAAGTCGGCGTCGTACGGCAGGGTGGGGTCGCAGCGGACGCCGTAGTAGTTCTGCACGCGCCGCTCGGTGGGCAGGCCGTTGTCGTCCCAGCCCATCGGGTAGAAGACGTGCTGGCCGCGCATCCGGTGGTAGCGGGCGATCACGTCGGTGTGCGTGTAGCTGAAGACGTGACCGATGTGCAGCGAACCGCTCGCCGTCGGCGGGGGCGTGTCGATGGAGTAGATGCACTCGCGGTCGGCGGCGAGGGCCGCATCCCGGGGGAACAGGTAGGTTCCTGCGCTCTGCCAGTGGGAGCCCCACTTGGCCTCCAGGCCTTCGAGGGCGGGCTTGTCAGGCACCGGGTTGGCGGCGTTCATCGTTCTCCGATTCGCTATATGCGGCACCGTGTCGATGGTGAGGTGCCTGAGTGTGCAGTCCCTCCAGGGTACCTGAGCGTCACTCGGGAGAGACGACCTCGTCGATGATCGGCCTGCGGCGGGCGGCGAACAGGGCGGCGACGAGGGTGATCACGCTCATGATGCCGAGCACGATCCCCGGGTGCCACCAGGCGTTTCCCGTCGCGTTGCCGAGCAGCAGCGTCAGCGCGGGCACGAACGCCGTGAGAAGGGCGGCGATGCTGTACGCGACGGAGAGCCCGCTGTATCGCACGTCGCTCGGGAACAGGTCGGACATCAGCCCGCCGAGCCCTGCCCACGACAGCGTCGGGAGGATGCCGCCGACGATCATGCTGCCGACCAGGATGGGGAAGGTCGCGTACTGCAGCAGGAAGTACATCGGGAACGCGATCACGAGGGTGCCGATCGCACCGATGGCGACGACGCGCGCCGAGCCGATCCTGGTCGCCCAGACGCCGAACAGCGGGATGGTCACCAGCTGCAGCAGTCCGCCGATGGTGGTGGCGATGAGCAGGTCGGAGAAGCTGAACTTCAGCACGGCCGTGCCGTAGTCGACCATGTACGTGTTCATCAGCGAGTACGAGCCGATGCCGAGGATCGCGGCGCCGATGGCGATCACGAACCCGGTCGGCGCCTTGCGGAACACCTGCAGCACAGGGAACCTGTCGCGCTTGCCGGTCTCCAGCAGCTGCTTGAACACCGGGGTCTCGTCGATCGACCAGCGCAGGTAGAGCGAGACGAGCAGCAGCGGGATGGCCGTGAGGAACGGGATGCGCCAGCCCCACGCAGCGATGTCTTCCGGGCTGAGCAGCGTCGACATCAGGATGAACACCACGGCGCTCAGGATCGACCCGACGGGGGAGCCGAGCTGGGGGAGGGCGGCGTAGAAGCCGCGCCGCTTCGGGTTGGCGTACTCGGTCGCGAGCAGGATCGAGCCTCCCCACTCCCCGCCGAGCGACAGGCCCTGCACGAGGCGGAGCAGCACCAGGGCGATGGCGCCGAACCAGCCGGCGACCGCGTATGTCGGCAGCACGCCGACGAGGCCGGTGCCGATGCCCATCATCAGGATGGTGATGAGCAGCGTGGGGCGGCGGCCGATCCTGTCGCCGAGGTGGCCGAAGACGATGGCGCCGATGGGCCGGATGACGAAACCGGCCGCGATGGTGAGGAACCCGGCGAGCACTCCGCCGAAGACGCCGAGCGGCTGGAAGAACAGCGGGCCGACGAAGAACGCGCTGAAGTAGGCGAACAGATAGAAGTCGTACGACTCGAGCGATGTGCCGACGAACGAGGCGATGGTCACCCTGCGGGCGGTGCCGGGGGTGATGCCTGGACGGTCGGTGTCGCTGCGGACGATGGTGTCTGGTGCTGTCGCGTTGGGGGAGGTCACGGGGTTCCTTGTCTGGCGGGCTGCAGTGGTCCGTTAATATGTGGACCGGGTCCAATAATAGGCGCGAGGAGGTAACGCGTGGCACAGGCAGACCATTCCCGCTCCGGGCGCCCCCGCGCATCCAGTCGCCGGATGCTCGCCGAGGCCGCCGGTGAGCTGTTCCTGGAGAAGAC encodes the following:
- a CDS encoding MFS transporter, with amino-acid sequence MSADTQQRVTRAPMSAGFNRLWTSAIASNLADGIGRTAVPLIATTLTRDPALIAGLSAVTFLPWLLFGIPAGMLLDRVDRRIAMAVANTLRFAVAALLAVLVSTDSLTIWLLYGCVLLFGMGETVFDNATTTVVPSLVTRDQLDRANGRMQSAEIVVQNFIATPIAGFLFAAAIALPVWLTGGGFLIAGLLALTIPAAAAGAYRKGAAAQAAQAAQSADGVAADTRPPFRAVVSFLVHHRFLRTMIILTSLTASALAFAQGSVVLLLLQTFSVPAALIGVVTAGVGVGALIGALIASRLVERFGRGPVMFCSMLVCGIGMFCVGVTANVVVAIVAYAVGAFGVAVWNVPWGALRQAIVPNDMLGRAMGIVRTIGWGLTPIATVLGGFIARIDLRLPFVIGGAVVLALTLIAVRLLLSAGSHEPAHETTTEGTGS
- a CDS encoding GNAT family N-acetyltransferase; translated protein: MTVTVRSVEDNEFFTWLDLYAGYGEFYEQPLTDEKALLVWSWITDPDNELEAYFAVNDDGTPIGLAHVREFVRPLDGSRGLYLDDLFVAKDARGDGAGTALLEALRDRAREHGLSVVRWITAKDNETARRVYDRVAEKTKWVTYDLVP
- a CDS encoding GNAT family N-acetyltransferase, with translation MSIEVRPVADGDFFAWLDLYEKYAAFYETQLTDQKALLLWSWLTAPDHEEDGLVAVEDGRIVGLAHVREFARPLEGDRGLFLDDLFVAEEDRHKGIGRTLIDAVRSLAEERGLGVVQWITARDNSEAQQVYDSVATRTSWVTYEIDLPAARASA
- a CDS encoding MFS transporter; amino-acid sequence: MTSPNATAPDTIVRSDTDRPGITPGTARRVTIASFVGTSLESYDFYLFAYFSAFFVGPLFFQPLGVFGGVLAGFLTIAAGFVIRPIGAIVFGHLGDRIGRRPTLLITILMMGIGTGLVGVLPTYAVAGWFGAIALVLLRLVQGLSLGGEWGGSILLATEYANPKRRGFYAALPQLGSPVGSILSAVVFILMSTLLSPEDIAAWGWRIPFLTAIPLLLVSLYLRWSIDETPVFKQLLETGKRDRFPVLQVFRKAPTGFVIAIGAAILGIGSYSLMNTYMVDYGTAVLKFSFSDLLIATTIGGLLQLVTIPLFGVWATRIGSARVVAIGAIGTLVIAFPMYFLLQYATFPILVGSMIVGGILPTLSWAGLGGLMSDLFPSDVRYSGLSVAYSIAALLTAFVPALTLLLGNATGNAWWHPGIVLGIMSVITLVAALFAARRRPIIDEVVSPE
- the valS gene encoding valine--tRNA ligase, whose translation is MNAANPVPDKPALEGLEAKWGSHWQSAGTYLFPRDAALAADRECIYSIDTPPPTASGSLHIGHVFSYTHTDVIARYHRMRGQHVFYPMGWDDNGLPTERRVQNYYGVRCDPTLPYDADFVPPFEGGDNKSSKAADQKPISRRNFIELCERLTVEDEKQFEALWRSLGLSVDWTQTYRTIGQEALFTSQLAFLRNIERGEAYQAMAPTLWDITFRTAVAQAELEDREQPSAYHRVSFHGADGPIWIETTRPELLPACVALVAHPDDERYKPLFGTTVTTPVFGVEVPVLAHHLAQPDKGSGIAMICTFGDITDVTWWRELDLPNRAIIGFDGRIVSEAPDAIASEAGKAAFAELAGKTVFSAKQAVVELLRASGDLEGDPKPIQHPVKFFEKGDKPLEIVSTRQWYVKNGARDEALRARLIELGQSIDWHPEFMRVRYENWVGGLTGDWLISRQRFFGVPIPVWYALDGDGNPVFDEPILPSHDQLPVDPSSDAAPGFEESQRNQPNGFIGEHDVMDTWMTSSLTPQLAGGWKRDDALFDAVYPFDLRPQGQDIIRTWLFSTMLRSELENHVAPWAHTALSGFIVDPDRKKMSKSKGNVVTPADILEKHGSDAVRYWAASSRLGTDAAFDPQNPTQIKIGRRLAIKILNAAKFILGFAATGADDLALVTSPLDRSMLHNLAAVVSDATTALDGYDHARALEIAETYFWTFCDDYLELVKERAYGEQSAEQTSAVVALRIALSAFLRLFAPVVPFATEEAWSWFNDGSVHTAAWPEASEVAGAWPDDAAVLGIVGRALTAIRGAKTTAKASQRTPVDSAVIAGPEAEIAAIESAAGDLRSVGKIAELRFAAATDLSVTDILLAQAPSEEER